One bacterium DNA segment encodes these proteins:
- a CDS encoding sulfurtransferase has translation MSDPLVTAEWLLEHVNDANVRVVDCRWVLGEPGVGRKQYEAGHIPGAAHLDVDTQLSGDRGPGRHPLPGRRNFQNALSDIGIERDMLVVAYDEGKGMPAARLWWLLNYYGHENVSVLDGGWNAWLAKGGPVSTEAPEFRKTEFVGRPRRKWVVDKDVVDSLRDHGVILLIDARSAERFRGEVESIDPRPGHIPGAVNFPYAQTIDAATGLFRKPEELKLEFEKIGAKNAEQIICYCGSGISACTEILALKLAGYDAHLYEGSWSDWSQDTNLSASTASK, from the coding sequence ATGTCCGACCCCCTTGTCACCGCGGAATGGCTTCTGGAGCACGTGAACGACGCGAACGTGCGCGTCGTCGACTGCCGCTGGGTCTTGGGGGAGCCGGGCGTGGGCCGCAAACAGTACGAGGCCGGCCACATCCCCGGCGCCGCCCATTTGGACGTGGACACGCAGCTCTCCGGTGACCGGGGCCCCGGCCGTCACCCCCTGCCCGGACGCAGGAACTTCCAAAACGCCCTGTCGGACATCGGCATCGAGCGCGACATGCTCGTCGTGGCCTATGACGAGGGCAAAGGCATGCCCGCCGCGCGCCTCTGGTGGCTTCTCAATTACTACGGCCATGAGAACGTGTCCGTCCTGGACGGCGGCTGGAACGCGTGGCTCGCCAAGGGCGGTCCGGTCTCGACGGAGGCGCCCGAATTCCGCAAGACCGAGTTTGTCGGCCGCCCCCGCCGCAAGTGGGTGGTGGACAAGGACGTCGTCGATTCACTTCGCGACCATGGGGTCATTCTGTTGATCGACGCCCGCTCGGCCGAGCGTTTCCGGGGCGAGGTGGAATCGATCGATCCGAGGCCGGGCCACATCCCCGGGGCGGTGAATTTCCCCTATGCCCAGACGATCGACGCGGCGACGGGACTCTTCCGCAAGCCCGAAGAGCTCAAATTGGAATTTGAAAAAATCGGCGCCAAGAACGCCGAGCAGATCATCTGCTACTGCGGCTCCGGCATCTCGGCCTGCACCGAAATCCTCGCCTTGAAGCTTGCCGGTTACGACGCTCACCTGTATGAAGGTTCCTGGAGCGACTGGTCGCAGGATACGAACCTGTCCGCGTCCACGGCGTCCAAGTAA
- a CDS encoding radical SAM protein, translating into MRLVLINPRLTESFWSFAWENRYVTRQDKAIIPPMGLAILAALTPKDWDVTILDEDVEEIDWDIQADVVGVCGMNVQWMRQCAIIRHFRARGIHTVAGGSYASLVPELYAEVVDTVIAGEAERTWPRFCSDFQRGKPGKFYRETGEVDMTASPQPRYDLLKLDRYRMAGVQYSRGCPYVCEFCEIIVVQGRKPRTKTVEQVGLELDFLRRAGVKDVFLVDDNFIGSMKSAKTLLSYLDGYQRTHRYRFRFGTQCSVNMTADLELMGLFQRANFDWVFLGIETPNTESLKEARKTQNLGGDLLSAIRTVYAYGMDIYAGFIVGFDSDDKTIFDRQFDFILRSGVALTLVGLLTALPGTPLFARLQKAGRLRDMQTMDPWALATNVVPLRMTYEELIEGYKDLIWRLLEDETVYRRLVAKLRYFKRPGALSRLSIREKLSYGYRLLRFGILPGGPKRFYYFVLSLLREPGPRRWSVVVADWMTAISFQTLVNRHFRRSE; encoded by the coding sequence ATGCGGCTCGTTCTCATCAATCCCCGCCTGACCGAGAGTTTCTGGAGCTTCGCGTGGGAGAACCGCTATGTCACCCGCCAAGACAAGGCCATCATCCCCCCCATGGGTCTCGCCATCCTGGCGGCGTTGACCCCGAAGGATTGGGACGTCACCATCCTCGATGAGGACGTGGAGGAGATCGATTGGGACATTCAGGCGGACGTCGTCGGCGTCTGCGGCATGAATGTGCAATGGATGCGGCAGTGCGCCATCATCCGTCATTTTCGGGCCCGCGGCATCCACACCGTGGCCGGTGGATCCTACGCTTCTCTCGTTCCCGAACTCTATGCCGAAGTCGTCGATACCGTCATCGCGGGAGAGGCGGAGAGGACGTGGCCGCGGTTTTGTTCGGACTTTCAGCGAGGGAAACCGGGCAAGTTTTACCGGGAAACCGGGGAGGTCGATATGACGGCGTCTCCCCAGCCCCGCTACGACCTCTTGAAGCTGGACCGCTATCGAATGGCGGGCGTCCAGTATTCCCGCGGTTGTCCCTACGTTTGCGAGTTCTGCGAAATCATCGTCGTCCAGGGCCGCAAGCCGCGGACCAAGACGGTCGAGCAGGTGGGTCTTGAGCTCGATTTTCTGCGGAGGGCCGGGGTCAAAGACGTCTTCCTCGTCGACGACAACTTCATCGGCAGCATGAAAAGCGCCAAAACGCTGCTGTCCTACCTGGACGGCTACCAGCGGACGCACCGGTACCGCTTCCGCTTCGGCACGCAATGTTCCGTCAACATGACCGCGGATCTGGAATTGATGGGCCTTTTTCAAAGGGCGAACTTCGACTGGGTTTTTCTGGGGATCGAAACGCCGAATACCGAGAGCCTGAAAGAAGCCCGGAAAACCCAGAACCTGGGCGGCGACCTTCTGTCCGCGATTCGGACGGTCTACGCGTATGGAATGGATATCTATGCCGGCTTCATCGTCGGCTTCGACTCCGACGACAAGACCATCTTCGACCGTCAATTCGATTTCATCCTCCGGTCCGGCGTCGCGCTGACGCTCGTGGGCCTCTTGACGGCCCTCCCCGGAACCCCGCTCTTTGCGCGCCTACAGAAGGCGGGACGCCTCAGGGACATGCAAACGATGGATCCTTGGGCGCTTGCGACGAACGTGGTTCCTTTGCGGATGACCTACGAGGAACTGATCGAAGGATACAAGGATCTGATTTGGCGCCTCCTGGAGGATGAAACGGTCTACCGGCGGCTGGTCGCCAAACTCCGTTACTTCAAGAGGCCCGGCGCCCTTTCCCGGCTGAGCATTCGCGAGAAACTCTCTTACGGCTACCGCCTCTTGCGCTTCGGAATCCTTCCCGGGGGGCCGAAGCGTTTCTACTATTTTGTCCTCTCTTTGCTCCGGGAGCCGGGCCCGCGCCGGTGGTCCGTGGTCGTTGCGGACTGGATGACGGCCATCTCCTTTCAGACCCTTGTGAATCGGCACTTTCGCCGGTCCGAATGA
- a CDS encoding TVP38/TMEM64 family protein, whose amino-acid sequence MKSLKFILLLVLVLSGVVAYFFTPLQGILTPEKLTAFLQSARETWWAPVLVILVYGIGGVIALPGSVLSLAIGAVYGLMPGFFYNLIAANLAAWLGFFSARTLGRGFVERFLATGKLKEFDDKAAAHGFRFVFYLRLVPIFPFNAVNFGAGFSKIRFRDYALASLLGMLPGTFVYTYFAASILSGAVEAKTEAYLHLAVSGVLFVLLSLIPVFYRRRGL is encoded by the coding sequence ATGAAATCGCTTAAATTCATCCTTCTTCTCGTGCTCGTTCTCTCGGGTGTCGTCGCTTATTTCTTCACGCCCCTCCAGGGGATCCTGACTCCGGAGAAGCTGACCGCCTTCCTGCAATCGGCCCGTGAAACGTGGTGGGCGCCGGTGCTCGTGATCCTCGTTTACGGGATCGGTGGGGTGATTGCGCTCCCCGGCTCGGTCTTGAGCCTCGCCATTGGGGCGGTCTACGGGCTTATGCCGGGTTTTTTCTATAATCTGATCGCCGCGAATCTTGCCGCCTGGCTCGGTTTCTTCTCGGCCCGCACTCTGGGGAGGGGCTTTGTTGAGAGGTTTCTCGCCACGGGGAAATTAAAGGAATTCGATGACAAGGCGGCCGCACACGGATTCCGTTTCGTCTTCTATCTGAGGCTCGTTCCGATCTTTCCCTTCAATGCCGTCAACTTCGGAGCCGGTTTTTCAAAAATCCGATTCCGGGACTACGCCTTGGCGTCCCTCTTGGGCATGTTGCCGGGGACCTTCGTATACACTTACTTCGCCGCCTCGATCCTCTCGGGAGCCGTTGAGGCCAAAACGGAGGCGTATCTCCACCTGGCCGTCTCGGGGGTCCTCTTTGTCCTTCTCTCCCTGATTCCCGTTTTCTATCGGCGGCGCGGGCTTTAA
- a CDS encoding TIGR04282 family arsenosugar biosynthesis glycosyltransferase — protein MLLNHLLIFAKYPEPGKVKTRLARSVGLERAALLYKEMAETVVVKTAPVNGEYARTLHFDPPEKSRDFEVWFPSLAIKPQCAGDLGLRMKSAIEESFRSGADRVVLIGSDCPDLDRPLVLESFRKLESSDLVIGPATDGGYYLIGMSRRGLARQAPALFDGVLWSTASVLRETLEKAEKIGIPYALLPTLSDVDEIA, from the coding sequence ATGTTGTTAAACCATCTCCTCATTTTCGCCAAATATCCCGAACCCGGGAAGGTCAAGACCCGGTTGGCGCGATCCGTCGGTCTTGAAAGGGCGGCGCTTCTTTACAAAGAGATGGCCGAGACCGTGGTTGTAAAAACCGCGCCAGTCAATGGCGAGTATGCGCGCACTCTTCATTTTGACCCCCCGGAGAAGAGCCGGGATTTCGAGGTCTGGTTTCCTTCCTTGGCGATCAAGCCCCAGTGCGCCGGGGATCTGGGCCTCAGGATGAAATCGGCGATCGAGGAATCCTTCCGGTCGGGGGCCGATCGCGTTGTTTTGATCGGGAGCGATTGCCCGGATCTCGATAGACCCTTGGTCTTGGAGTCCTTCCGAAAACTCGAGTCTTCGGATCTTGTGATCGGTCCGGCGACGGATGGAGGTTATTATCTGATCGGGATGAGCCGTAGGGGCTTGGCGCGCCAAGCCCCTGCATTATTCGACGGCGTTCTCTGGAGCACGGCGTCGGTCCTGCGCGAGACGCTGGAGAAGGCGGAGAAGATCGGCATTCCGTACGCGCTTCTCCCGACACTTTCCGATGTCGATGAAATCGCTTAA